The Bradyrhizobium ottawaense genome window below encodes:
- a CDS encoding SRPBCC family protein produces MLKAVAVIAILLAAGLAGVLAFALTKPDTFRVERSLAVKAQAGAIYPQVADFRRWTNWSPYETRDPAMKRTFGGSEGGKGATYAWDGNNNVGAGRMEILEATGPSKLRIKLDFERPFEGHNTAEFTFVPQGDATLVTWAMYGPAPFMSKIMQVFINMDSMIGKDFDAGLASLKKLTEKQ; encoded by the coding sequence ATGCTGAAAGCCGTTGCCGTCATCGCCATCCTGCTCGCCGCCGGACTTGCGGGCGTCCTCGCCTTTGCCCTGACAAAACCTGACACGTTCCGCGTCGAGCGGAGCCTCGCGGTGAAGGCGCAGGCCGGTGCGATCTATCCGCAGGTCGCCGATTTCCGCCGCTGGACCAACTGGTCCCCCTATGAGACCCGCGATCCCGCCATGAAGCGCACCTTCGGTGGATCTGAGGGAGGCAAGGGCGCGACCTATGCCTGGGACGGCAACAACAATGTCGGCGCCGGCCGCATGGAGATCCTCGAGGCGACGGGGCCGTCCAAGCTTCGCATCAAGCTCGATTTCGAGCGGCCGTTCGAAGGTCACAACACCGCCGAGTTCACCTTTGTGCCGCAAGGCGATGCCACTCTGGTCACATGGGCGATGTACGGTCCGGCTCCGTTCATGTCCAAGATCATGCAGGTGTTCATCAACATGGACAGCATGATCGGCAAGGATTTCGATGCCGGCCTCGCCAGCCTGAAGAAGCTGACCGAGAAGCAATAA
- a CDS encoding VOC family protein, with the protein MLNAYLFYQDTCEAAFNFYAKVLGGKIDAMMRSSDAPPDMPAAPGREKMIMHARMSLPDGSVLMASDAPPEHFAKPQGFSISFTVKDPADGERKFNALADGGTVTMPFSKTFWAKGFGMCVDKFGIPWMVNCPAEGM; encoded by the coding sequence ATGCTCAACGCTTATCTGTTCTATCAGGACACCTGCGAAGCTGCGTTCAACTTCTACGCCAAGGTCCTGGGCGGCAAGATCGACGCCATGATGCGGTCATCGGACGCGCCGCCGGACATGCCCGCCGCGCCCGGCCGCGAGAAGATGATCATGCACGCGCGAATGTCGTTGCCCGACGGCAGCGTGCTGATGGCTTCCGACGCGCCGCCGGAGCATTTCGCCAAGCCACAAGGTTTTTCGATCTCGTTCACGGTCAAGGATCCCGCAGATGGCGAGCGTAAATTCAACGCGCTCGCCGATGGCGGCACCGTCACCATGCCGTTCAGCAAGACGTTCTGGGCCAAGGGCTTTGGCATGTGCGTCGACAAGTTCGGCATTCCCTGGATGGTGAACTGCCCGGCCGAAGGGATGTGA